In Lycorma delicatula isolate Av1 chromosome 10, ASM4794821v1, whole genome shotgun sequence, a genomic segment contains:
- the LOC142331247 gene encoding ecdysteroid-regulated 16 kDa protein-like, with amino-acid sequence MGIILKECISVFLSIIFLLAVCLGTNITDCGSNGELNYINYTGCRNISEEACHIERGSNGTFTVEFTPVEQVYALTVKAVGILGGMELPLYIDNPDACLENGITCPVPANANQTYSTDLHIRSSLPKLSAQIRWKMQDQADNDVICVQFPVELC; translated from the exons atgggaataattttaaaagagtgtatttcagtgtttttatcaataattttcttattggCTGTATGCTTAGGAACAAATATAACAGATTGTG gTTCAAATGGTgaactaaattatattaattacactgGTTGTAGAAATATCAGTGAAGAAGCTTGTCATATAGAAAGAGGTAGTAATGGAACATTCACTGTTGAGTTTACACCAG ttgaACAGGTTTATGCATTAACAGTAAAAGCAGTTGGTATTCTTGGTGGAATGGAACTTCCTTTATACATAGATAACCCAGATGCTTGTTTAGAAAATGGAATTACATGCCCTGTACCAGCAAATGCAAATCAAACGTACTCTACAGACTTACATATTAGATCTTCTTTGCCAAAA ttaagtgCACAAATAAGATGGAAGATGCAAGATCAGGCTGACAATGATGTTATATGTGTACAATTTCCAGTCGAACTTTGTTGA
- the LOC142330894 gene encoding zinc finger MYM-type protein 5-like yields the protein MSTVTDVGLWTNLSQNDISHWVENGPSQVQYHCGPFLNSKREYNNQSRFCTKAIFYSTKANGEKYTLEWLVYSPLKGRFFCKLFPNIESSATVLTSEGFNDWKNSAIIQTHENHRNAMLMYLTRAKRKTLTSKLEEEIRKDQQYWRYV from the coding sequence ATGTCTACTGTAACAGATGTTGGCTTGTGGACAAATTTATCGCAAAACGATATATCACATTGGGTAGAGAACGGCCCTTCTCAAGTTCAGTATCACTGTGGaccatttttaaattctaagCGAGAATATAATAATCAGTCCAGATTTTGTACAAAAGCAATCTTTTATTCAACAAAAGCCAATGGAGAAAAATATACCCTAGAATGGCTTGTGTACTCTCCCTTAAAAGGCCGCTTTTTTTGTAAACTCTTTCCAAATATTGAATCTTCTGCAACAGTATTAACTTCTGAAGGGTTTAATGATTGGAAAAACTCTGCTATCATTCAAACTCATGAAAATCATAGGAATGCTATGTTAATGTACTTAACAAGAGCAAAAAGGAAAACCTTAACTTCAAAGCTAGaggaagaaataagaaaagatcAGCAATACTGGCGTTACGTTTAG
- the LOC142331179 gene encoding protein transport protein Sec61 subunit gamma isoform X1 has protein sequence MDQISKVIEPGRQFAKDSLRLVKRCTKPDRKEFQKIAVATAIGFCIMGFIGFFVKLIHIPINNIIVGS, from the exons ATGGATCAAATAAGCAAAGTTATTGAACCTGGCCGCCAATTTGCTAAGGATTCATTACGTTTAGTCAAGAGATGTACAAAACCTGACAGGAAAg AATTCCAAAAAATTGCCGTTGCTACAGCTATTGGTTTCTGCATCATGGGTTTCATTggattttttgttaagttaatcCACATTCCTATCAACAACATTATTGT tggtTCGTGA
- the LOC142331179 gene encoding protein transport protein Sec61 subunit gamma isoform X2, whose amino-acid sequence MDQISKVIEPGRQFAKDSLRLVKRCTKPDRKEFQKIAVATAIGFCIMGFIGFFVKLIHIPINNIIV is encoded by the exons ATGGATCAAATAAGCAAAGTTATTGAACCTGGCCGCCAATTTGCTAAGGATTCATTACGTTTAGTCAAGAGATGTACAAAACCTGACAGGAAAg AATTCCAAAAAATTGCCGTTGCTACAGCTATTGGTTTCTGCATCATGGGTTTCATTggattttttgttaagttaatcCACATTCCTATCAACAACATTATTGTGTAA